A part of Oncorhynchus kisutch isolate 150728-3 linkage group LG2, Okis_V2, whole genome shotgun sequence genomic DNA contains:
- the elp6 gene encoding elongator complex protein 6, producing the protein MFAELNSILNTSPDSFKPGEFILVSDKHTDASFLIHHFLSFYLRAGCKVCFLGLVQSFSHYSAISQRLGVSLTQAREKGQLVFLEGLKESLGVLLQGEASKGTRTMDFLRDPSSGLRGLYDFVRDNVRGAVGGAEEWGPPVLLVDDLSVVLSLGVSVGAALDFSHYCRATVCSELQGSMVMLVRCEAEEEEESDDEGSERLLRGLIHQCSLTLQVQGLPTGYCRDIHGQVEVCWRGQCDKQQAQKKLFQYKVHDKGASFFARGMSSAVL; encoded by the exons ATGTTTGCAGAGCTCAACAGTATTCTCAATACTAGTCCTGACAGCTTCAAGCCG ggAGAGTTTATTTTAGTGTCTGACAAACATACAGACGCGTCCTTCCTCATTCACCATTTCCTCTCCTTTTATTTACGAG CGGGCTGTAAGGTGTGTTTCCTGGGTCTTGTGCAGTCCTTCAGTCACTACAGTGCAATCAGTCAACGGTTG GGTGTGAGTTTGACCCAGGCAAGGGAGAAAGGGCAGCTGGTGTTCCTAGAGGGGCTAAAGGAATCCTTGGGGGTACTGCTTCAGGGGGAGGCCAGCAAAGGAACCCGGACAATGGACTTCCTCAG AGATCCCAGTTCCGGCCTGCGGGGTCTATATGACTTTGTGCGGGACAATGTAAGGGGGGCAGTGGGTGGAGCTGAGGAGTGGGGTCCCCCTGTGCTCCTGGTGGATGACCTCAGTGTGGTCCTGAGTCTGGGGGTCAGTGTTGGGGCGGCGCTGGACTTCAGTCATTACTGCAGAGCCACTGTCTGCTCTGAGCTGCAG GGCAGCATGGTGATGTTGGTGCGATGTGaggcagaagaagaagaggagagtgaTGATGAAGGCTCAGAGCGGCTCCTGAGGGGCCTTATACACCAGTGCAGCCTCACACTCCAAGTACAGGGTCTCCCCACCGGCTACTGCAGGGACATCCACGGACAA gTGGAAGTGTGCTGGCGAGGACAATGTGACAAGCAGCAGGCCCAGAAGAAACTCTTCCAGTACAAGGTCCATGACAAGGGGGCTTCCTTTTTCGCCAGGGGGATGTCCAGTGCAGTCCTTTGA